In the Prevotella sp. E2-28 genome, one interval contains:
- a CDS encoding DNA topoisomerase 3 has protein sequence MIVCICEKPSVALEVAKVLGARTKKDGYYEGNGYQVTWTFGHLCELKSPDKYYPQWKKWSMSVLPMIPPHYEVELINNPGIKKQFKVIKNLYKKADSIVNCGDAGQEGELIQRWVMQLAGVKCPVKRLWISSLTEEAIRQGFQNLKPQSNYDSLFEAGLARAEGDWLLGMNCTRLYTLRYGQYKQLLSVGRVQTPTLAMIVARDNEIEHFVPKPYWTLTTKYRDTVFTNSSFQTQQAAEEALAVARRSPLIIKDVLEKRSSEQPPQLYDLTSLQVDCNKKFGFSADTTLKNLQSLYEKKLTSYPRVDTRFLTDDIYPKCPGIIANLTDVCAGARPWVGHQLPKSKRVFDNSKVTDHHAIIPTGDTRNLSTLNDFEHKVYDLVVRRFCATFYPVCEYANTTVLAYAGSLTFKVTGRTILFEGWRAVYGKELIDDDSQSNEKVTLPSFRVGESGQHTPSIEKKMTTAPKHYTEASLLQAMETAGKFVEDETLKEAMKENGIGRPSSRASIIETLVKRDYVRRDHRNLISNPEGRNLIAQIHSTLLKSPELTGQWEHKLRQIERGSYSLQNFMQELEHQLVTMIKEVQST, from the coding sequence ATGATAGTATGTATTTGTGAGAAGCCTTCGGTGGCCTTAGAGGTCGCCAAGGTCTTGGGAGCGAGAACGAAGAAAGACGGCTATTACGAAGGTAATGGCTATCAGGTAACGTGGACTTTCGGTCACTTGTGTGAACTGAAATCGCCGGATAAGTATTATCCTCAGTGGAAGAAGTGGAGCATGTCCGTGTTGCCGATGATTCCACCTCATTATGAGGTTGAACTCATCAATAATCCCGGTATTAAGAAGCAGTTTAAGGTCATCAAGAATCTGTATAAGAAGGCCGACAGCATTGTGAACTGCGGTGATGCCGGTCAGGAGGGCGAACTTATCCAGCGTTGGGTGATGCAGCTCGCGGGAGTGAAGTGTCCCGTCAAGAGATTATGGATTTCGTCGCTGACAGAAGAAGCTATCCGTCAGGGATTCCAGAATCTGAAACCTCAGAGCAATTATGACTCGCTCTTCGAGGCAGGACTGGCTCGCGCCGAGGGTGACTGGCTGTTGGGTATGAACTGCACCAGACTTTATACTCTCAGGTATGGTCAGTACAAACAGCTGCTTAGTGTTGGGCGTGTGCAGACTCCGACATTGGCGATGATTGTTGCTCGTGACAATGAGATTGAGCATTTCGTGCCAAAACCTTACTGGACGTTGACTACGAAATACCGCGATACGGTGTTTACCAACAGTTCGTTCCAGACTCAGCAAGCTGCTGAAGAAGCCTTGGCCGTTGCCCGTCGTAGTCCTTTAATTATAAAAGATGTGCTGGAGAAACGCAGCAGTGAACAACCGCCACAGCTCTATGACCTCACGTCGCTTCAGGTCGATTGCAACAAGAAGTTCGGATTCTCTGCCGATACGACATTGAAGAATCTGCAGAGCCTGTATGAGAAGAAACTGACCAGCTATCCACGTGTTGATACCCGTTTCCTGACGGATGATATCTATCCCAAGTGTCCTGGCATTATCGCCAATCTGACGGATGTGTGTGCTGGAGCACGACCTTGGGTAGGCCATCAGCTGCCAAAGAGCAAGCGGGTGTTCGACAATAGCAAGGTGACAGATCATCATGCTATTATTCCGACTGGTGACACTCGAAACCTTAGCACTCTCAATGACTTTGAGCATAAAGTCTATGACTTAGTAGTCCGTCGCTTTTGTGCGACGTTCTATCCAGTTTGCGAATATGCCAATACAACTGTCTTGGCCTATGCAGGTTCTCTTACGTTCAAGGTCACAGGTCGTACCATCCTCTTCGAAGGTTGGCGTGCTGTTTATGGTAAGGAGCTTATAGATGATGACAGTCAGAGTAATGAGAAAGTTACTCTCCCGTCATTCAGAGTTGGCGAGTCTGGTCAGCATACTCCTTCCATCGAGAAGAAGATGACCACTGCACCCAAGCACTATACTGAGGCCTCACTCCTTCAGGCAATGGAAACAGCCGGAAAGTTCGTCGAGGACGAGACCTTGAAAGAGGCCATGAAGGAAAACGGCATTGGCCGCCCATCAAGTCGTGCCTCTATCATCGAAACATTGGTAAAGCGTGACTATGTTCGTCGTGATCATCGCAACTTGATTTCCAATCCTGAAGGTCGAAATCTGATAGCACAGATTCATTCAACTCTGCTGAAGAGTCCTGAACTCACTGGCCAGTGGGAACACAAACTGCGCCAAATAGAACGAGGAAGCTATTCGCTGCAGAACTTCATGCAAGAGCTGGAGCACCAACTTGTGACAATGATTAAGGAGGTACAATCAACATAA